One segment of Rosa chinensis cultivar Old Blush chromosome 6, RchiOBHm-V2, whole genome shotgun sequence DNA contains the following:
- the LOC112174040 gene encoding light-harvesting complex-like protein OHP2, chloroplastic isoform X2: protein MSVASSFPCIKISTCSSSPSCSYSSSSSSNSLMLSSSSTKPCYVKATIRSSQTEGPIRRPAAPSVREPSPPTLKPPTPPSKSPSPPQPQPAAPVSGLTMVEDKNVVTLEFQRQKAKEIQDYFKQKKLEEANQGPFFGFVGKNEISNGR from the exons ATGTCAGTGGCATCTTCCTTCCCCTGCATCAAAATCTCAACTTGCTCATCATCCCCATCTTgttcatattcttcttcttcctctagtaATTCTCTTATgttgtcttcttcttcaactaaGCCCTGTTATGTAAAGGCCACCATTAGGAGCTCCCAAACTGAAGGGCCTATAAGAAGACCTGCTGCTCCTTCAGTTAGAGAACCCTCTCCACCTACTCTCAAACCCCCAACACCTCCCTCTAAGTCTCCTTCGCCGCCGCAGCCTCAGCCGGCGGCTCCGGTTTCCGGGCTGACGATGGTGGAGGACAAGAATGTGGTGACGCTTGAGTTTCAGAGGCAGAAGGCTAAGGAGATTCAGGACTACTTCAAGCAGAAGAAGCTTGAGGAAGCCAATCAGGGTCCTTTCTTTGGCTTTGTTGGCAAGAATGAGATTAGCAATGGAAG GTGA
- the LOC112174040 gene encoding light-harvesting complex-like protein OHP2, chloroplastic isoform X1: protein MSVASSFPCIKISTCSSSPSCSYSSSSSSNSLMLSSSSTKPCYVKATIRSSQTEGPIRRPAAPSVREPSPPTLKPPTPPSKSPSPPQPQPAAPVSGLTMVEDKNVVTLEFQRQKAKEIQDYFKQKKLEEANQGPFFGFVGKNEISNGRWAMFGFAVGMLTEYATGSDFVDQVKILLSNFGIVDLE, encoded by the exons ATGTCAGTGGCATCTTCCTTCCCCTGCATCAAAATCTCAACTTGCTCATCATCCCCATCTTgttcatattcttcttcttcctctagtaATTCTCTTATgttgtcttcttcttcaactaaGCCCTGTTATGTAAAGGCCACCATTAGGAGCTCCCAAACTGAAGGGCCTATAAGAAGACCTGCTGCTCCTTCAGTTAGAGAACCCTCTCCACCTACTCTCAAACCCCCAACACCTCCCTCTAAGTCTCCTTCGCCGCCGCAGCCTCAGCCGGCGGCTCCGGTTTCCGGGCTGACGATGGTGGAGGACAAGAATGTGGTGACGCTTGAGTTTCAGAGGCAGAAGGCTAAGGAGATTCAGGACTACTTCAAGCAGAAGAAGCTTGAGGAAGCCAATCAGGGTCCTTTCTTTGGCTTTGTTGGCAAGAATGAGATTAGCAATGGAAG ATGGGCGATGTTTGGTTTTGCTGTTGGAATGCTAACAGAGTATGCAACTGGCTCAGACTTTGTTGATCAAGTAAAGATCCTTCTCTCCAATTTTGGGATAGTAGATCTGGAATGA